The Spiroplasma apis B31 genomic sequence AAAAACAAGAACTCGTTGAGTTAGTTGATTATTTAAAAAACCCAAATAAGTATGCACAAATGGGTGCACGGATACCAAAAGGGGTTCTTATGGAAGGGCCACCAGGAACAGGTAAAACCTTACTTGCTAAAGCTGTTGCCGGCGAGGCTGGGGTTGCATTTTTCTCTATGGCTGGTTCGGAGTTTGAGGAGATGTTTGTAGGTTTAGGTGCAAGTAGAGTTAGGGACTTATTTAGTGACGCAAAAAAAGCTGCACCTTGTATAATTTTCATTGATGAAATAGATGCAGTAGGTAGAAAACGTAACTCATCTATGGGAACAGGAACTACAGAACAAACATTAAACCAACTATTGGTTGAATTAGATGGTTTCGACACTAACTCGGGTGTAATTGTTATGGCAGCAACTAACAGAGTTGATGTCTTAGATCCTGCGTTACTAAGACCAGGAAGATTCGACAGAACTATTCAAATATCATTACCAGATATTAGAGAACGTGAAGAAATTTTAAAACTTCATGCAAAAAACAAATCTGTTTCACCTGAAATAAATTGAAAAAGAGTTGCTGAAAGAACACCAGGATTCTCTGGTGCGCAACTAGAAAACGTTTTGAATGAAGCTGCTATTTTAGTTGTTAGGGATAAAAGAAAAATGATAACTTTAAACGATATCGATGAAGCAATAGATAGAGTTGTTGGAGGTCCTGCTAAAAAATCAAGAGCAATGACATTACAAGATAAACAAGTGGTTTCTTACCATGAAGCAGGACATGCTCTAATCGGTCTAAAATTGTCAGCGGCGTCAAAAGTTCAAAAGGTAACTATAATACCACGTGGTAATGCCGGTGGCTACACAATTATGACACCTAAAGACGAGTCAAACTTTTCTTCAAAAGAGGATCTATTTGCATCGATTGCAGGTTATCTAGGTGGTAGAGCTGCTGAAGAAATTATTTTTGGTAAAGATAATATAACAACAGGGGCCCACGATGATTTAGATAAAGCTACAAACATTGCAAGAAGAATGGTTACTCAGTTTGGTATGTCTTCACTTGGTCTAACGAAATATTTAACAATGCAAGAAGAATCATACGGTCAAACCAAAGGGATATACTCAGATGAAGTGGCTTATAAAATTGATACTGAAATAGACAAAATTTTAATTGAGTGCTATAACGTAGCTTTCAAAACAATTAATGAATATAGAGATTTGTTAGAACTAATCGCTGAATCACTACGTATTTTAGAAACAATTACAGCAGAACAAATTGAATATATAAATAAAAATAATAAGCTTCCGAAAGAAGTAATTCTTGAAAAAGAAAGAAAAGAAAAAGAAGAAGCAAAAAAAGAATCTGGCGAAATCTTAGAGTTTGAACCAGACGAAGAAAAATAATAAACCCGGAAGGGTTTTTTATTTCAAACTAGTATGTGTAAAATTATATAGTAGGAGAAATTAACTATGGATATGCAAATAAGAGCAATAAGTGAAAAAAATAATATTAAAATGTCGGTAGTAGATATTACCGAATCGTTAGCTGAAATTACGGTTTTACAAAAAACAAATCCCTTAGCATCGGTAGCTCTAGGAAGAACATTGATCGCTAACGCTCTTGTCAGTCTTAGTGTAAAAGATGGCGACAAAGTATCAACAAACATAAATGGGATGGGGCTCGGAGGAACAATAATAGCAGAGTTTCAAAATAACACTATTAGGGGATACATTGAGAAACCTAACTTCGATATTGAAAAAGT encodes the following:
- the ftsH gene encoding ATP-dependent zinc metalloprotease FtsH encodes the protein MKNKKTFWLWFLFLAAIVILGVSVYLLQKSTSQVLTWEEFNRLSLGDLIDKDATTAQKFNNGWIAVNGWYWLDGAKHKFYTVMNEEQFSQVSAFNGIRWIVEAGSSWMSLVTSFLPMIILIVFYIWMFNSMSKGGMGGGMFGGKKQRPRETKSDVKFANVAGINEEKQELVELVDYLKNPNKYAQMGARIPKGVLMEGPPGTGKTLLAKAVAGEAGVAFFSMAGSEFEEMFVGLGASRVRDLFSDAKKAAPCIIFIDEIDAVGRKRNSSMGTGTTEQTLNQLLVELDGFDTNSGVIVMAATNRVDVLDPALLRPGRFDRTIQISLPDIREREEILKLHAKNKSVSPEINWKRVAERTPGFSGAQLENVLNEAAILVVRDKRKMITLNDIDEAIDRVVGGPAKKSRAMTLQDKQVVSYHEAGHALIGLKLSAASKVQKVTIIPRGNAGGYTIMTPKDESNFSSKEDLFASIAGYLGGRAAEEIIFGKDNITTGAHDDLDKATNIARRMVTQFGMSSLGLTKYLTMQEESYGQTKGIYSDEVAYKIDTEIDKILIECYNVAFKTINEYRDLLELIAESLRILETITAEQIEYINKNNKLPKEVILEKERKEKEEAKKESGEILEFEPDEEK